The proteins below come from a single Nitrosospira sp. Is2 genomic window:
- a CDS encoding PEP-CTERM sorting domain-containing protein has protein sequence MLPGFSLFQGLAHVKPISADYDSSDISKAYPPVNTEGAFRALNDWKIGNDPDTTNGIPAALSFLKFIGHAYDGSGFGSDGIADGKVSHTFTNLAAGDYSVFMGGSDYLAQDIFNPNLLSKYGVSGTLVADVVPEPETYAMFLAGLGLMSYRPPAEEGFATAVISYLLRALEPMDRRRAVGFVNLGRVNEPGRAFCSNCT, from the coding sequence TTGCTGCCGGGTTTTTCGCTTTTTCAGGGTCTTGCCCACGTCAAGCCGATAAGCGCCGATTATGACTCTTCCGATATATCCAAGGCCTACCCGCCCGTTAACACCGAGGGCGCATTCAGGGCACTGAACGACTGGAAGATTGGAAATGACCCCGACACCACCAACGGCATACCGGCTGCGTTAAGTTTTTTAAAATTCATCGGTCATGCCTATGACGGTTCAGGCTTCGGTTCCGATGGCATCGCCGATGGCAAGGTTTCCCACACTTTCACGAACCTGGCAGCGGGCGACTATTCCGTATTCATGGGCGGATCGGACTACCTCGCGCAGGATATCTTCAATCCGAATCTTCTGAGTAAATACGGAGTAAGCGGCACATTGGTGGCCGATGTCGTGCCGGAGCCGGAAACGTATGCCATGTTCCTGGCTGGGCTGGGCCTCATGAGCTATCGTCCGCCGGCGGAAGAAGGGTTTGCCACAGCAGTAATCAGTTACCTATTACGAGCACTTGAGCCGATGGATAGGCGACGTGCCGTCGGGTTTGTTAATTTAGGACGGGTGAATGAACCCGGGCGCGCATTCTGTTCAAATTGTACTTAA
- a CDS encoding ATP-binding protein, with translation MNIRNVTNFSTIALVLLLTSIGILVFHTLSIREDIYQSERHRLEALLLAEEMLHSSNDLTRMARTYVATGNPIYKRYFMEILEIRNGIRPRPLNYSPTYWHFVAAGKTEAVAHGQAISLLEMFRRSGLRDEEFALLEEALKRSDKLVNRETRAFFALEGLYDDGKGNFTVRGRPDRELASQLLFDREYLAEKAAVIEPVQQFMDLFSGRMRTQADLGLARLEQQIVIEIILIFIALLATMGIIFYTRLGILRPLAELGSQVAGVTRGILPSRYGKATSNELKKLSEALALSDSEKQQLLEKERIAKNEAERASQLKDEFLATLSHELRTPLNAILGWSQLILSGSMKEDDIHRGLETIERNARAQNKLIEDLLEMSSIISGKVRLDMQQLDVTSLVDTAVESVRPTAQAKGVTLQKTITPYIGTITGDPNRLQQVFWNLLSNSIKFTPKGGKIHIIVGWSGPTLEIRIKDSGMGISPEFIPYVFDRFRQGDASLTRQYGGLGLGLAIVKQLVELHGGTVRAESAGLGEGSSFIVNLPFAAEDTKKDPLPLLKEYGAEKKAALAGRKILVIDDEADARELINRILIYCKASVITAATATEGLELLKREKPDVVISDVSMPDKDGYQFINEVRQLTLENGGNIPAIALTAFARADDMTKAISAGYQKHLCKPVDSHELITAINQLVGGTKTDG, from the coding sequence GTGAACATAAGAAATGTCACCAATTTTTCCACTATCGCACTTGTCCTGCTGCTCACTAGCATCGGGATTCTCGTATTCCATACGTTGAGCATCCGCGAAGATATTTATCAAAGCGAGCGCCACCGTCTCGAAGCGCTTCTGCTTGCAGAAGAGATGCTACATAGTTCGAATGACCTTACCCGCATGGCGCGAACCTACGTCGCAACCGGCAATCCCATCTATAAGCGCTATTTCATGGAAATCCTTGAGATCCGCAATGGGATCCGTCCGCGGCCGCTGAATTATTCCCCTACCTACTGGCATTTCGTAGCCGCCGGAAAAACTGAAGCTGTAGCACATGGACAGGCGATTTCCCTACTCGAAATGTTTCGTCGCTCAGGGCTCAGAGATGAGGAGTTTGCTTTGCTTGAGGAGGCCTTGAAGCGGTCGGATAAGTTGGTCAACCGGGAAACCCGCGCGTTCTTCGCCCTTGAGGGCTTGTATGACGATGGAAAGGGCAATTTCACGGTGCGGGGAAGGCCCGATCGAGAACTCGCAAGCCAGCTATTGTTCGACCGCGAGTACCTTGCAGAGAAAGCGGCGGTGATCGAACCCGTACAACAGTTTATGGATCTGTTTAGCGGACGAATGAGGACTCAGGCCGACTTGGGGCTGGCCCGCCTCGAACAGCAGATCGTGATCGAGATAATACTCATCTTTATCGCGTTGCTTGCGACCATGGGCATCATATTTTACACCCGGCTGGGCATCCTGCGCCCTCTCGCTGAACTGGGCAGCCAGGTCGCAGGCGTTACCCGCGGGATTCTTCCAAGCCGCTATGGGAAAGCGACAAGCAACGAATTGAAGAAGCTGAGCGAAGCATTGGCGTTGTCCGACTCCGAAAAACAGCAGCTTCTTGAGAAGGAACGGATTGCAAAAAACGAAGCTGAGCGGGCCAGTCAACTCAAAGATGAGTTTCTCGCCACCCTCTCCCACGAATTGCGTACTCCGCTGAATGCGATTCTGGGCTGGTCTCAGCTCATACTGAGCGGTAGCATGAAAGAGGACGACATCCACCGTGGCTTGGAAACTATCGAGCGCAACGCGCGCGCTCAGAACAAACTTATCGAAGATCTTCTGGAAATGAGCAGCATTATCTCCGGAAAAGTCAGGCTTGATATGCAGCAACTGGATGTAACCAGTCTGGTGGATACGGCAGTGGAGTCGGTCAGGCCTACCGCGCAAGCAAAAGGTGTTACTCTGCAAAAGACAATCACTCCCTATATCGGCACGATTACCGGCGATCCGAACCGGCTTCAGCAGGTATTCTGGAACCTGCTTTCGAATTCCATCAAATTTACTCCCAAAGGGGGAAAGATCCATATTATCGTTGGGTGGTCAGGCCCCACGCTCGAAATCAGGATAAAGGATTCGGGCATGGGAATTTCCCCGGAATTCATACCTTATGTTTTCGACCGCTTCAGGCAAGGGGACGCTTCCCTTACCCGACAGTATGGCGGACTTGGCCTGGGACTCGCCATTGTCAAGCAACTGGTGGAACTGCATGGCGGAACCGTTCGAGCCGAAAGCGCAGGCTTAGGTGAGGGATCTTCCTTTATTGTCAACCTGCCATTCGCTGCAGAAGATACAAAAAAAGATCCCTTACCGCTTTTGAAAGAGTACGGCGCTGAAAAAAAAGCTGCGCTAGCAGGGCGAAAAATACTTGTAATCGATGACGAAGCGGATGCGCGTGAACTGATCAACAGGATACTCATCTACTGCAAAGCCAGCGTGATCACTGCAGCCACCGCTACCGAGGGACTGGAGCTTCTCAAGAGGGAAAAACCGGATGTGGTTATCAGCGACGTCAGCATGCCGGACAAAGATGGCTATCAGTTTATCAACGAGGTACGACAGCTAACTCTGGAAAACGGGGGCAATATCCCGGCCATCGCGCTCACTGCATTCGCCCGCGCCGACGATATGACCAAGGCTATAAGTGCAGGGTATCAAAAACATTTATGTAAGCCCGTCGATTCGCATGAGTTGATCACTGCGATCAATCAGCTGGTGGGCGGGACGAAAACGGATGGTTGA
- a CDS encoding sulfate ABC transporter substrate-binding protein codes for MHSYRLRLAVAILIMLLSLGGAVAALDSFSESSKTDPTPKMYEDLNTAFAKHWRTRTGLEVTVKQATTISGIPVRATVDGLKVITLAVSYDQDALQGNTRFTLPHWQNLLPHNTPFTSTIVFLVRKGNPKNLLDWSDLGRPGVQVVTSNPKTSSSARWNYMAAWGYALMRSGGNESHALEFVKKLFANVKVLNSDTRESLSTFAEHGIGDVLLAWEYEAHQIAQAQGGSPFEVVVPSTSILAEPAVSVVNGMDNKTGSREVPKAYIDYLYSTKAQDIAGKHYYRPRDEKIAAKYANELPPIDMYTIDEIAGGWKAAQAIHFANGGIFDQIQGNADL; via the coding sequence ATGCATTCATATCGCTTACGTCTTGCTGTTGCAATTCTCATTATGCTGCTCAGCCTGGGTGGAGCTGTTGCCGCCCTGGACAGTTTCTCAGAGAGCAGCAAGACCGACCCCACGCCAAAAATGTATGAAGATTTGAATACTGCATTTGCGAAACACTGGAGAACACGAACTGGTCTTGAGGTTACTGTCAAGCAAGCTACAACGATTTCCGGCATCCCCGTGAGGGCTACCGTCGATGGACTGAAAGTGATCACGCTTGCGGTGTCGTATGATCAAGACGCACTGCAAGGGAACACCAGGTTCACGCTGCCTCACTGGCAGAACCTCCTGCCGCACAATACACCCTTTACGTCCACGATCGTATTTCTGGTGCGCAAAGGAAATCCCAAGAACTTGCTGGATTGGAGCGATCTCGGACGACCAGGGGTGCAGGTGGTTACCTCCAATCCGAAGACTTCAAGCAGCGCCCGGTGGAATTATATGGCCGCGTGGGGATATGCACTCATGCGATCTGGGGGCAACGAAAGCCACGCGCTTGAGTTCGTCAAGAAGCTGTTTGCCAATGTCAAGGTGCTGAATTCCGATACTCGCGAGTCACTTTCGACTTTCGCGGAACACGGCATCGGAGATGTGCTGCTGGCATGGGAGTACGAGGCTCATCAAATAGCGCAGGCGCAGGGGGGAAGCCCATTCGAGGTGGTAGTGCCTTCCACGTCGATTTTGGCGGAACCTGCGGTCAGCGTGGTTAACGGCATGGACAATAAGACCGGCTCGCGGGAGGTGCCCAAAGCGTATATCGATTACCTCTACAGCACGAAAGCACAGGATATTGCGGGAAAACACTATTATCGTCCCCGTGATGAAAAAATAGCCGCCAAATATGCGAACGAACTTCCACCGATAGATATGTACACGATCGATGAAATCGCGGGAGGCTGGAAGGCTGCGCAAGCGATCCATTTTGCCAATGGCGGTATTTTCGATCAGATCCAGGGTAACGCGGATCTCTGA
- a CDS encoding BON domain-containing protein: MNTQNKLLVVAVSLASVLSIAGCGKSEEKAPAPGEAPKAAAPEAKTTVGTTIDDSTITTKVKSALLADADVKGLDIKVETNKGEVQLSGFVDSQAQIDRAISIARGVEGVKNVDNKMTLKTTQTTVGEKIDDGIITTKVKGALVAESGVDSGDIAVVTRDGEVQLSGFVKDQSQIERATQVARSVEGVKNVINELSVKK, translated from the coding sequence ATGAATACTCAAAATAAATTGCTCGTTGTGGCCGTATCGCTAGCCAGCGTCTTATCCATCGCGGGTTGTGGAAAATCCGAGGAAAAGGCGCCGGCGCCGGGAGAAGCGCCCAAGGCCGCAGCCCCCGAAGCCAAAACGACAGTAGGGACGACGATCGACGATAGCACGATTACCACAAAAGTGAAATCCGCGCTGCTTGCCGACGCGGATGTCAAAGGCCTCGACATAAAGGTCGAGACGAATAAAGGCGAGGTTCAACTGAGCGGTTTTGTTGACAGTCAGGCTCAAATCGATCGCGCCATTTCGATCGCTCGCGGCGTGGAGGGCGTTAAGAACGTAGATAATAAAATGACCCTGAAGACCACCCAGACGACCGTCGGCGAGAAAATAGATGATGGGATTATTACGACGAAGGTAAAAGGCGCGCTAGTTGCCGAGTCAGGTGTGGATAGCGGGGATATCGCCGTAGTCACTCGAGATGGAGAAGTCCAGCTCAGTGGCTTCGTAAAGGACCAGTCTCAGATTGAACGCGCAACCCAGGTCGCACGCAGCGTGGAAGGGGTTAAGAATGTCATCAACGAACTGAGCGTCAAGAAATAA
- a CDS encoding CsbD family protein: MNWDQIEGNWKQFKGKVKEQWGKLTDDHLDTIAGRRDQLAGKIQESYGITKEEAEDQIATWEKNQRDDTYRPS; the protein is encoded by the coding sequence ATGAACTGGGATCAAATCGAGGGAAACTGGAAGCAATTCAAGGGAAAAGTGAAGGAGCAGTGGGGCAAACTCACCGATGATCATCTTGATACCATTGCCGGCCGGCGTGATCAGCTCGCGGGCAAGATCCAGGAGTCATACGGGATTACAAAAGAGGAAGCGGAGGACCAAATCGCCACCTGGGAGAAAAACCAGCGGGATGATACTTATCGCCCCAGCTAA
- a CDS encoding lmo0937 family membrane protein produces MLYTIAVILIVLWLLGLVSSYTIGGFIHVLLVIAIVMILLRIISGRKPL; encoded by the coding sequence ATGCTTTATACCATTGCTGTTATCTTAATTGTCCTATGGCTGTTGGGATTGGTGAGTTCCTATACGATAGGGGGCTTCATCCATGTGCTTTTGGTGATAGCCATCGTAATGATCCTGCTCAGGATCATTAGCGGACGCAAACCGCTCTAA
- a CDS encoding CBS domain-containing protein: protein MQKLSEIMNTDVQTVAPEATIEEAAQEMRDGDFGLVPVVDDEELIGVITDRDIAIRAVAEGKDSGTPVREVMSEGVVWASEDDSIEDAARIMSDHQIRRLPIVDADQHLVGIVSLGDFAVDSSDIEPVVEALSDISRPS from the coding sequence ATGCAAAAACTTAGCGAGATAATGAATACCGACGTACAGACTGTTGCTCCGGAAGCCACGATAGAAGAGGCAGCGCAGGAAATGCGTGATGGTGATTTCGGGCTGGTGCCAGTGGTGGACGATGAGGAGCTGATCGGCGTGATAACTGATCGGGACATCGCGATCAGGGCAGTTGCAGAAGGCAAAGACTCCGGTACCCCGGTGCGCGAGGTCATGTCGGAAGGTGTGGTGTGGGCGAGCGAGGATGATTCAATCGAGGATGCCGCCAGAATTATGAGCGATCACCAGATTCGTCGATTACCAATCGTGGATGCGGATCAGCATCTCGTAGGAATTGTATCGCTCGGCGATTTCGCCGTTGACAGTTCGGATATCGAACCTGTCGTTGAGGCACTCTCCGACATTTCGAGGCCGTCCTGA
- the guaA gene encoding glutamine-hydrolyzing GMP synthase, with protein MHQKILILDFGSQYTQLIARRVRETYVYCEIHPYDVSAQFVKDFAPKGIILSGGPASVAEDETPRAPQVVFELGAPILGICYGMQTMAAQLGGAVQNATVREFGYAEVWARGEVDLLRDIQDRIDAEGNQVLDVWMSHGDNVTVLPAGFEVMASNASTPFAAIADKQRKFYGMQFHPEVTHTLQGKAIIERFVHEICGAGYDWNMPDYLEEAVGRIRSEVGTDEVILGLSGGVDSSVAAALIHRAIGQQLTCVFVDNGLLRLNEAKQVMETFSRNLGVKILHIDAGGEFLKHLQGVADPETKRRIIGREFVEVFQREAAQISNARWLAQGTIYPDVIESAGGKTKKANTIKSHHNVGGLPDTLHLKLLEPLRELFKDEVRELGLALGLPHDMVFRHPFPGPGLGVRILGEVKYEYAELLRRADAIFIEELRISGWYEKTSQAFAVFLPVKSVGVMGDGRTYEYVVALRAVQTEDFMTAHWAELPFTLLAKISNRIVNEVRGINRVVYDISGKPPATIEWE; from the coding sequence ATGCACCAAAAAATACTCATCCTTGACTTCGGTTCCCAGTACACCCAGCTGATCGCCCGCCGCGTCCGGGAAACCTATGTTTACTGCGAGATTCATCCGTACGATGTCAGTGCCCAGTTCGTAAAAGATTTTGCACCCAAAGGCATTATCCTTTCCGGCGGTCCGGCATCAGTAGCAGAAGATGAAACGCCGCGTGCTCCACAAGTCGTATTCGAGCTCGGGGCGCCTATATTGGGCATTTGTTACGGAATGCAGACCATGGCCGCCCAGTTGGGTGGAGCGGTCCAGAACGCTACAGTGCGGGAATTTGGTTATGCAGAAGTATGGGCACGAGGTGAAGTCGATTTGCTCCGAGACATTCAAGATCGTATCGATGCGGAAGGAAATCAGGTTCTCGACGTCTGGATGAGCCATGGCGATAATGTAACGGTTCTACCGGCAGGTTTCGAAGTGATGGCAAGCAATGCCTCGACGCCGTTCGCCGCCATAGCAGATAAGCAGCGCAAGTTTTATGGGATGCAATTTCATCCGGAGGTCACCCATACGCTTCAAGGCAAGGCCATTATCGAGCGCTTTGTGCATGAGATCTGTGGTGCTGGTTATGACTGGAACATGCCCGATTACCTGGAAGAAGCAGTCGGGAGAATCCGTTCTGAAGTAGGCACGGATGAAGTTATCCTCGGGCTGTCCGGCGGTGTCGACTCGTCGGTGGCGGCAGCGCTTATCCATCGCGCCATTGGCCAACAGCTCACTTGCGTATTTGTCGACAACGGCCTGCTGCGACTGAATGAAGCAAAGCAGGTGATGGAAACCTTCAGCCGAAATCTCGGTGTGAAAATCCTCCACATCGATGCCGGGGGTGAATTCCTCAAACACCTCCAGGGCGTGGCCGACCCGGAAACAAAGCGTCGCATCATCGGGCGGGAATTTGTTGAAGTATTTCAGCGTGAAGCTGCCCAAATCTCTAACGCACGGTGGCTCGCGCAGGGGACGATCTACCCGGACGTAATAGAATCGGCTGGCGGCAAAACAAAAAAAGCGAATACCATCAAATCGCATCACAATGTGGGCGGCCTGCCCGACACGCTGCATCTGAAACTACTGGAACCTTTGCGCGAATTGTTTAAGGACGAAGTGCGCGAACTCGGGCTGGCATTGGGATTGCCCCACGACATGGTCTTCCGCCACCCTTTTCCCGGACCCGGGCTGGGCGTCCGCATCCTCGGCGAAGTGAAGTACGAATATGCCGAATTGCTTCGTCGTGCCGACGCGATTTTCATTGAAGAGTTGCGTATTTCAGGCTGGTACGAAAAAACATCGCAAGCCTTCGCTGTCTTTCTGCCAGTTAAATCAGTGGGCGTTATGGGCGACGGGCGCACCTACGAGTATGTGGTTGCCCTACGCGCGGTTCAAACCGAGGATTTTATGACCGCCCATTGGGCCGAGCTTCCTTTCACCTTGCTGGCCAAAATCTCCAACCGCATCGTTAATGAGGTGCGGGGCATTAATCGTGTTGTCTACGACATTTCCGGAAAACCGCCCGCGACGATCGAGTGGGAGTGA
- the guaB gene encoding IMP dehydrogenase — MRMVEKALTFDDVLLLPAHSVVLPRDVNLTTRLTRGISLNIPLVSAAMDTVTEARLAIALAQEGGIGIIHKNMPVEAQAAHVANVKRFESGVVKDPITIPPDMTVREVLNLIHKYKISGLPVVDGAKVVGIVTNRDLRFETNLDQPIKNIMTLKDRLVTVNEGATREEAMALLHKYRLERVLVVNSDFELRGLITVKDIIKTSEHPSACKDDLGRLRVGAAVGVGEGSHERAEALAEAGVDVIVVDTAHGHSQSVLDNINWVKKRFPGIQVIGGNIATASAAKALVDQGADAVKVGIGPGSICTTRIVAGVGVPQITAIKNVSDALENTGVPLIADGGIRYSGDVAKAIAAGASSVMLGGLFAGTEESPGEIELFQGRSYKTYRGMGSLSAMQQGSSDRYFQQAEQDAKKLVPEGVEGRVPFKGSVIAVIHQLIGGVRSGMGYLGCATIEEMHAKAEFIEITSAGIRESHVHNVQITKEAPNYHVE, encoded by the coding sequence ATGCGAATGGTTGAGAAAGCTTTAACCTTTGACGACGTTTTGCTTCTTCCCGCCCATTCCGTGGTTCTGCCACGCGATGTTAATTTGACGACGCGGCTCACCCGCGGAATCTCGCTCAATATCCCGCTAGTTTCAGCCGCCATGGATACCGTGACCGAAGCCCGGCTCGCTATCGCCCTTGCGCAAGAAGGCGGCATCGGCATTATCCACAAAAACATGCCGGTAGAAGCCCAGGCTGCCCATGTAGCCAATGTCAAGCGGTTCGAAAGCGGCGTAGTTAAAGACCCGATCACCATTCCCCCCGATATGACCGTGCGTGAAGTACTCAACCTCATCCACAAGTACAAGATCTCCGGTTTGCCCGTAGTGGACGGCGCAAAAGTCGTCGGCATTGTCACAAACCGTGACCTTCGCTTCGAAACCAATCTGGACCAGCCCATCAAAAATATCATGACGCTCAAAGACCGGCTGGTAACCGTTAATGAAGGCGCCACTCGCGAAGAGGCGATGGCGTTATTGCACAAATACCGCCTCGAGCGTGTCCTGGTGGTGAATAGCGATTTCGAGTTGCGCGGTTTAATTACGGTAAAAGATATTATCAAGACATCTGAACATCCCAGCGCGTGCAAGGACGATCTGGGACGTTTGCGCGTCGGCGCAGCAGTGGGCGTCGGTGAGGGTAGCCATGAACGGGCTGAAGCGTTAGCCGAAGCGGGAGTAGACGTGATTGTGGTGGATACGGCGCATGGCCACTCGCAGAGCGTGCTAGACAATATAAACTGGGTTAAGAAACGGTTCCCCGGCATTCAGGTGATTGGGGGAAACATAGCGACCGCCTCAGCCGCCAAGGCTCTGGTAGATCAGGGAGCGGATGCGGTAAAAGTCGGGATAGGCCCTGGCTCCATATGCACTACGCGTATTGTTGCCGGAGTAGGCGTGCCGCAAATCACTGCAATCAAAAATGTGTCGGATGCGCTGGAAAATACGGGCGTACCCTTGATTGCCGATGGAGGCATCCGATACTCCGGCGATGTTGCGAAGGCGATCGCCGCTGGGGCCAGTTCAGTCATGCTGGGCGGACTCTTTGCCGGAACCGAAGAATCACCCGGAGAAATTGAGCTTTTCCAGGGCCGTTCCTATAAGACCTATCGCGGCATGGGATCCCTTTCGGCGATGCAGCAGGGTTCGAGCGACCGTTATTTCCAGCAGGCCGAGCAGGATGCCAAGAAGCTGGTACCGGAAGGCGTAGAGGGCCGTGTTCCCTTCAAAGGCAGTGTAATCGCGGTCATTCATCAGCTCATAGGCGGCGTGCGCTCGGGCATGGGCTATCTGGGCTGCGCAACAATTGAAGAAATGCACGCCAAAGCAGAGTTTATCGAAATCACATCCGCGGGGATTCGAGAATCCCATGTTCATAACGTGCAAATCACCAAGGAAGCGCCGAACTATCACGTGGAATAG
- a CDS encoding RnfH family protein, with amino-acid sequence MEAHEQRTDIEGIDIELVYALPHRQVLRRLSVSPQTTVEQAVELSGMRSLFPEIDCSINKLGIFGKLVRPGTVLRDLDRVEIYRPLITDPKESRRRRAEKCRGTQKR; translated from the coding sequence ATGGAAGCTCATGAGCAGCGGACGGACATCGAGGGAATCGACATCGAGTTGGTTTATGCTTTGCCGCATCGCCAGGTTCTCAGGCGCCTGAGCGTTTCCCCTCAGACGACGGTCGAGCAAGCCGTAGAGCTCTCGGGGATGAGGAGCCTGTTTCCGGAGATTGACTGTTCAATTAACAAACTGGGCATATTCGGGAAACTCGTCAGGCCCGGCACTGTTTTGCGCGACCTTGATCGCGTGGAAATCTATCGGCCTTTAATTACCGATCCCAAGGAAAGTCGGCGGCGACGCGCAGAAAAATGCCGGGGTACGCAGAAACGTTGA
- a CDS encoding type II toxin-antitoxin system RatA family toxin gives MAEIEKSVLIGYSANRMFALVDKVEDYPKFLPWCGGSSVITQNESVTHATIVIDYHHIKHSFTTENIRKPPELIEMTLLNGPFQNLDGHWRFIPLAENACKIEFRLHYTFAHIFLEKLVGPVFFMIANSFVEAFIQRAEEVYGSS, from the coding sequence ATGGCTGAAATCGAAAAATCCGTTCTGATCGGATATTCTGCGAACCGTATGTTTGCCCTTGTGGATAAAGTCGAAGACTATCCCAAGTTTTTGCCGTGGTGCGGCGGTTCATCCGTCATTACTCAAAATGAGTCCGTCACCCACGCCACCATCGTAATCGACTATCACCACATCAAGCATAGTTTCACCACGGAAAATATTCGGAAGCCCCCTGAACTGATTGAAATGACACTCCTGAATGGACCATTTCAAAATTTGGATGGCCACTGGCGCTTCATACCGTTAGCGGAAAACGCCTGCAAGATCGAGTTTCGCCTGCATTACACCTTTGCGCACATATTTCTGGAAAAACTCGTGGGTCCCGTGTTTTTCATGATTGCAAACAGCTTCGTCGAAGCCTTCATTCAACGTGCCGAAGAAGTGTATGGAAGCTCATGA
- the smpB gene encoding SsrA-binding protein SmpB — MSIVQNKKAFHDYFIEEKYEAGVTLEGWEVKAIRAGRVQLKEAYVIIRKSELFLIGCHISPLLTASSHINPDPVRTRKLLLHAEEIKRLIGKVERAGYTLVPLDMHYKAGKVKLEIGLARGKKQHDKRESEKQKEWVRDKQRLMRGK; from the coding sequence ATGAGTATCGTTCAAAATAAGAAGGCCTTTCACGACTACTTTATTGAGGAGAAATACGAGGCGGGCGTTACTTTGGAAGGTTGGGAGGTCAAGGCGATTCGCGCCGGCAGGGTGCAGCTGAAAGAAGCTTATGTCATTATCCGTAAAAGCGAGCTGTTTCTCATTGGGTGCCATATCAGCCCTTTGTTGACCGCCTCCTCGCACATCAACCCAGACCCGGTTCGCACGCGCAAGCTGCTGTTGCATGCCGAGGAAATCAAACGTCTGATCGGTAAAGTGGAGCGCGCTGGATACACGCTCGTTCCCCTCGACATGCATTATAAAGCTGGCAAAGTCAAACTTGAAATCGGCCTGGCTAGAGGTAAGAAGCAGCACGACAAGCGTGAGTCCGAGAAACAGAAAGAATGGGTGCGCGATAAGCAACGTTTAATGCGAGGAAAATAA
- a CDS encoding COX15/CtaA family protein, which translates to MHKSIAIWLLACCALVFAMVVVGGVTRLTESGLSIVEWQPLVGTVPPLSQNDWEELFEKYHQTPQYKKVNLGMSLDEFKRIFWWEYFHRLLGRVIGLAFFVPFLYFSIRKAIDRPLGVKLAGIFVLGGLQGAMGWYMVKSGLVENPHVSQYRLTAHLGLAFVIYAAMFWVALGLLYPAGTTGAPLANSRLRGLRRFSIALTALIFIMILSGGFVAGIRAGMAYNTFPLMNGHLVPPEIFMLKPWYRNFFDNMATVQFDHRLIAWLLAFLISIFWFKSRSVPLSGSARFACTLLLVMLAVQISLGISTLLLVVPLPLAAAHQAGALLLFTAALWVNHQLRAQ; encoded by the coding sequence ATGCATAAATCCATCGCCATCTGGTTGTTGGCCTGCTGTGCCCTGGTGTTTGCCATGGTGGTTGTCGGCGGCGTCACCAGACTGACCGAGTCAGGACTTTCTATCGTCGAATGGCAGCCCCTCGTTGGCACCGTCCCTCCGCTCAGTCAAAACGATTGGGAAGAGCTTTTTGAAAAGTATCACCAGACGCCGCAGTATAAAAAGGTGAATCTGGGCATGAGCCTGGATGAATTCAAACGTATCTTCTGGTGGGAGTATTTTCATCGCCTGCTCGGTCGCGTTATCGGCTTGGCATTCTTTGTGCCGTTTCTTTACTTTTCCATCAGAAAAGCAATCGACCGGCCCCTGGGGGTTAAGCTTGCCGGGATCTTTGTGCTGGGCGGCCTTCAGGGCGCGATGGGGTGGTACATGGTTAAGAGCGGCCTGGTGGAGAACCCCCACGTCAGTCAGTATCGGCTGACAGCCCATCTGGGCCTTGCCTTCGTTATCTATGCCGCCATGTTCTGGGTCGCTCTGGGGTTGCTATATCCCGCCGGCACAACTGGCGCACCGCTTGCAAACAGCAGATTAAGAGGCCTGCGCCGCTTTTCCATCGCACTGACCGCTCTCATCTTCATCATGATTCTGTCGGGGGGGTTTGTTGCCGGCATCCGGGCCGGGATGGCCTACAATACTTTTCCCCTGATGAACGGGCATTTGGTGCCACCGGAAATATTCATGCTGAAGCCGTGGTATCGGAATTTTTTCGATAACATGGCGACGGTGCAATTCGACCATCGGCTGATCGCGTGGCTGCTGGCTTTTCTGATTTCAATTTTCTGGTTTAAATCCAGGAGCGTACCACTTTCCGGATCGGCGCGCTTCGCATGCACCCTTTTACTGGTCATGTTGGCAGTGCAGATAAGTCTGGGCATTTCCACCTTGCTGCTGGTGGTTCCGCTACCGCTGGCGGCGGCGCATCAGGCAGGCGCGCTGCTGCTCTTTACTGCGGCCCTATGGGTCAATCATCAGTTGCGCGCTCAATGA